A window from Deltaproteobacteria bacterium encodes these proteins:
- a CDS encoding cytochrome c has protein sequence MEQMRKLFLPAVKSAVFVAAFAVLSAAVWLGAAGSDARTNYLHLCSSCHGLTGKGDGVNSTLDMSINPRDHTDANFMSTRSDEQFEDVIHGGGTKAAKSPLMPAWDKTLTAGEIKALVKYLRELCKCQYDGLVSHQKLRKVDLKFGQ, from the coding sequence ATGGAACAGATGAGAAAATTGTTTTTGCCAGCCGTTAAGTCCGCGGTCTTTGTCGCTGCGTTTGCCGTGTTGTCGGCAGCCGTATGGCTTGGCGCGGCAGGCAGCGATGCCAGGACCAACTATCTCCATCTCTGCAGTTCATGCCACGGCCTTACAGGCAAGGGCGATGGCGTAAACTCTACGCTCGATATGTCCATCAACCCGAGAGATCATACCGATGCTAACTTCATGAGCACAAGGTCCGATGAGCAGTTTGAGGATGTAATCCACGGCGGCGGCACCAAGGCCGCGAAAAGCCCTCTTATGCCTGCATGGGACAAGACGCTTACTGCCGGGGAGATAAAGGCCCTGGTAAAATACCTTCGCGAGCTCTGTAAGTGCCAGTACGACGGTCTTGTGTCGCACCAGAAACTTAGAAAGGTCGATTTGAAGTTCGGGCAATGA
- a CDS encoding FecR family protein — protein sequence MAIGGFRFAAAVLFLSVLAVIFSPASSQAKIKNTVIGKFISIKNNAEVGMLGSFRTEAVSRGADLRVGDNIKTKKGDIALIELEDGTRVALFENTTARVSGFVLDTSVGERKVAITLFKGKISVFIMKRGAVDSENKRKTWTNSLVRVETNTSIVKTKDATFAVEIDADNVTILSVGSGEVLFRNAKRSVHGEMKVVANQVSKVLKYDPPTVPKEVEDYKMEDILGGLFVGFVDDDEVEEVIIDGKKKAFNPLPVKEKKKEEEGAWQKPAGGEAIPAEMEPSVEPITIGEPDPSEKDLPAEGAVVKEGAASEGEALKDAEEKAPEKTAAPAEDAPSSIEEALPVLKED from the coding sequence ATGGCGATAGGCGGTTTTCGCTTTGCGGCGGCGGTACTTTTTTTGTCTGTTTTGGCCGTTATTTTTTCTCCGGCAAGCTCACAGGCAAAGATAAAGAATACGGTCATAGGCAAGTTTATTTCGATAAAGAACAATGCCGAGGTTGGCATGCTAGGTTCTTTTAGGACGGAAGCAGTTTCAAGGGGCGCTGACCTGAGGGTAGGCGATAATATAAAGACGAAAAAAGGCGATATCGCGCTGATAGAACTCGAGGACGGGACAAGGGTCGCTCTCTTTGAGAATACGACGGCGAGGGTTTCCGGGTTTGTGCTGGATACTTCTGTTGGCGAGCGCAAGGTGGCCATAACTCTTTTTAAAGGCAAGATCAGCGTTTTTATCATGAAGCGCGGGGCTGTTGACTCGGAAAATAAACGGAAGACATGGACGAATTCGCTTGTGCGTGTCGAAACAAATACCTCGATTGTTAAGACAAAGGACGCGACCTTTGCCGTGGAAATAGACGCAGACAATGTTACTATCTTGAGCGTTGGCTCGGGCGAGGTGTTGTTTAGGAATGCGAAGCGCAGTGTGCACGGCGAAATGAAGGTCGTGGCCAACCAGGTATCCAAGGTATTGAAGTACGATCCGCCGACCGTACCCAAGGAAGTGGAAGATTACAAGATGGAAGATATATTGGGCGGTCTTTTTGTCGGGTTTGTCGATGATGATGAGGTTGAGGAAGTAATAATAGACGGCAAGAAAAAAGCATTCAATCCTTTGCCGGTTAAGGAAAAAAAGAAAGAAGAAGAGGGGGCTTGGCAAAAGCCTGCGGGCGGCGAGGCTATTCCTGCTGAGATGGAGCCAAGCGTTGAACCAATAACGATTGGAGAGCCGGATCCGTCTGAAAAGGACCTTCCTGCCGAGGGGGCCGTAGTTAAGGAAGGGGCTGCGTCAGAGGGTGAGGCTCTAAAGGATGCCGAAGAAAAGGCCCCTGAGAAAACAGCAGCGCCTGCAGAAGATGCGCCGTCTTCCATAGAAGAGGCTTTGCCGGTCTTAAAAGAAGATTAA
- a CDS encoding helix-turn-helix domain-containing protein, which produces MLSTHDILCRLREVREERRLKQDSVAKNIGVDRTTYIRKEQGVIPITTEEWLRLAKTMRHEPSYFFGGNGNSGIADSLEIKLLELYRTLENDEKADLISCIHLVLKGIKRKTTRDALKRLSRGKKK; this is translated from the coding sequence ATGTTGAGCACACACGACATACTGTGCAGGCTAAGAGAGGTCAGGGAAGAGAGACGGCTCAAACAGGACAGCGTGGCAAAGAACATCGGGGTAGACCGAACTACCTACATACGCAAGGAACAGGGCGTCATCCCGATAACCACCGAAGAATGGTTAAGACTCGCCAAGACGATGCGCCATGAGCCTTCGTACTTCTTCGGCGGCAACGGCAACAGCGGAATTGCCGACTCCCTGGAGATTAAACTCCTGGAACTCTACCGCACGCTCGAGAACGACGAAAAGGCCGACCTCATCTCATGCATCCATCTGGTGCTTAAGGGAATAAAAAGAAAAACCACCAGGGATGCGCTAAAACGCCTCTCAAGGGGCAAAAAGAAGTAA
- the otsB gene encoding trehalose-phosphatase: MSGVIVSDIEGFALEIAKRPVSLFFDYDGTLTPIAAHPEKAFLSYKTKTILKALSGIYQVAIVSGRGLADLKERVGIDGITYVANHGWEISAPDYTLIVDQGAACRAAFEELRPRIDSLCARFGGALFEQKGATFSVHYRMLDARFVAAFCKEFEDTVGPFIGAVSVFSGKMVYEVRPSFAWNKGSAVEWLLSKDEFCGTYPVYIGDDTTDKDAFAVVNGRGVSIYVGVPDDSSDYVFSLQSDVDVFLAKLKDLCRGKRQNHG, from the coding sequence GTGAGCGGGGTTATAGTTAGCGACATCGAAGGGTTCGCGCTGGAGATAGCCAAGCGGCCTGTGTCTTTATTTTTCGATTATGACGGCACGCTCACTCCCATTGCCGCGCATCCTGAAAAAGCCTTCCTTTCCTATAAGACAAAGACAATTCTCAAGGCGTTGTCAGGCATTTATCAGGTGGCTATAGTGAGCGGCAGGGGGCTTGCCGATCTAAAGGAGCGTGTCGGGATAGACGGCATAACGTACGTTGCCAATCACGGCTGGGAGATATCGGCGCCTGATTATACTCTCATAGTGGATCAGGGCGCCGCGTGTAGGGCAGCCTTTGAAGAGTTAAGGCCCCGCATAGATTCCCTCTGCGCCAGGTTTGGCGGTGCGCTGTTTGAGCAGAAAGGGGCGACGTTTAGCGTGCATTACCGGATGCTTGATGCGCGATTTGTCGCTGCTTTTTGCAAGGAGTTCGAGGATACGGTAGGGCCTTTTATAGGGGCCGTAAGCGTTTTTAGTGGCAAGATGGTATATGAGGTGCGCCCATCGTTTGCCTGGAATAAGGGAAGCGCCGTTGAGTGGCTTTTATCGAAGGACGAATTTTGCGGCACGTACCCGGTCTATATAGGCGACGATACTACCGATAAGGACGCATTTGCCGTGGTCAACGGTAGAGGCGTGTCGATATATGTAGGAGTGCCGGACGATTCCTCGGATTACGTGTTCTCGCTGCAAAGCGATGTGGACGTGTTTCTCGCGAAGCTTAAGGACCTTTGCAGAGGCAAGCGGCAAAACCACGGGTGA
- a CDS encoding trehalose-6-phosphate synthase, whose protein sequence is MIKRIPIERLIVVSNREPYSIKRGRSEKTVGGLVSALDGVMRSVGGVWIASATERKDLKITSYKVPFDDPAYTARLVVLNSFDMENYYNGYSNRLLWPLCHMALDRVYLRKRYWQSYVKVNRLFAEAVVDEIKKREWRTAFVWLQDYHLALCAKFIKKLMPRVTVAMFWHIPWPPYDVFRVCPQRKEILEGVLANDLIGFQIDSFKTNFLRCVGKELGRGSGQNVDEVSHLGHVSRVKSFPISIDYDWFDSAASEERSIGFMRRFRKYKRLEGIKLGLAVDRLDYTKGLIKSLDAVDMFFSKYHKYQGKFTYVQVAVPTRKVEPFLSYTESVRKRVTEINRKYSRGAWRPIEYIDRKIAHRDLAALYRGADFAKIGSIYDGMNLVAKEYAASQVDLNGVLLISEFAGAAEDLPGATVINPYDIEGCADAMKEALERPIADKRTEMQRARWYIKEMDINRWVYDILKEMKTIK, encoded by the coding sequence ATGATCAAAAGAATTCCGATAGAAAGGCTTATTGTCGTATCCAACAGAGAGCCTTATTCAATAAAGCGCGGCAGGAGCGAGAAGACCGTTGGAGGGCTCGTCTCCGCGCTTGACGGCGTGATGCGCTCTGTAGGAGGCGTTTGGATAGCCTCTGCTACCGAAAGAAAAGACCTCAAAATAACCAGCTACAAGGTCCCGTTTGACGACCCGGCGTACACAGCCAGGCTCGTGGTCTTGAATTCCTTTGATATGGAGAACTACTATAACGGGTACTCGAACAGGCTTCTCTGGCCGCTTTGCCATATGGCGCTCGACAGGGTGTATCTGAGAAAGCGGTACTGGCAAAGCTACGTAAAGGTCAACAGGCTTTTTGCCGAGGCGGTCGTGGATGAGATAAAAAAGCGCGAATGGAGAACGGCCTTTGTCTGGCTGCAGGACTACCACCTCGCGCTTTGCGCAAAGTTCATAAAGAAGCTCATGCCGAGGGTGACGGTTGCGATGTTCTGGCACATCCCGTGGCCGCCGTATGACGTTTTTCGCGTATGTCCGCAGAGAAAAGAAATACTCGAAGGCGTTCTCGCTAACGATCTTATAGGTTTTCAGATAGATTCTTTCAAGACAAATTTTTTAAGGTGTGTTGGCAAGGAACTTGGGCGTGGAAGCGGGCAAAACGTAGACGAGGTCTCGCACCTTGGGCATGTAAGCAGGGTAAAGTCGTTCCCTATAAGTATTGATTACGATTGGTTCGATTCCGCTGCCAGCGAGGAGCGCTCTATTGGTTTCATGAGGCGCTTTAGGAAATATAAGCGCCTTGAAGGCATAAAGCTCGGGCTTGCCGTCGATAGGCTCGATTACACAAAGGGGCTGATAAAGTCGTTGGACGCGGTGGATATGTTTTTTTCGAAGTATCATAAGTATCAGGGCAAGTTTACCTATGTGCAGGTGGCCGTTCCAACGAGAAAGGTCGAGCCGTTTTTAAGCTATACAGAAAGCGTGAGGAAGCGCGTTACAGAGATAAATCGCAAGTATTCCAGGGGCGCATGGAGGCCGATAGAGTATATCGATAGAAAGATAGCGCACCGCGATCTCGCCGCGCTTTACCGCGGCGCTGACTTCGCCAAGATAGGCTCCATATACGACGGCATGAACCTTGTTGCAAAGGAGTACGCGGCTTCCCAGGTCGACTTAAACGGAGTTCTTCTCATAAGCGAGTTCGCCGGTGCTGCCGAGGACCTTCCGGGAGCAACAGTGATAAACCCTTACGACATAGAAGGCTGTGCCGACGCGATGAAGGAGGCCCTGGAGAGGCCGATTGCCGATAAGCGCACGGAGATGCAGCGTGCCAGATGGTATATAAAGGAAATGGACATCAACAGGTGGGTCTACGACATACTAAAAGAGATGAAGACGATAAAGTGA
- a CDS encoding glycosyltransferase, whose protein sequence is MNPGLRDYDGIALPGDIRAIERLSERLRGRRFLHVNSTAVGGGVAELLQRMVPLMRELGVDAIWKVFKGTQPFFDVTKRIHNSLQGQSVLISKKMWETYEEVNAKNAKKIDTDGDCVFIHDPQPAMLIDKKKGGNWVWRCHIDISSPDRGTWYLLKRIVDKYDAAIFSVASFAQALPQPQFIIPPSIDPLSEKNIELSEGEVSEVYEKFGVPRDMPVLLQVSRFDRFKDPVGVIAAFKSVRKYHKCRLVLAGGSADDDPEGAAVLEEVMAKTDKDPDIHVLLLPPFSDRDINALQSGADIVIQKSTKEGFGLVVAEALWKRKPVIAGDVGGIPLQVINGTTGYLVRSVEGTAYRIRQLLENPKLGLAMGEAAREHMRRNFLITTHIKSYLALWVAMEHRDSSLIYL, encoded by the coding sequence ATGAACCCGGGGCTTAGGGATTACGACGGCATAGCGTTGCCTGGTGATATTCGCGCCATAGAGAGGCTTAGCGAGAGGCTTCGCGGCAGGCGGTTTTTGCATGTTAATTCAACGGCAGTTGGCGGCGGCGTTGCCGAGCTTTTGCAGCGCATGGTGCCTCTTATGCGCGAATTGGGGGTCGATGCCATATGGAAGGTCTTCAAGGGCACACAGCCCTTTTTCGACGTCACCAAGCGCATACATAACAGCCTTCAGGGCCAGAGCGTGCTCATATCCAAAAAAATGTGGGAGACATATGAAGAGGTCAACGCTAAGAACGCGAAGAAAATAGACACCGATGGCGACTGCGTGTTCATACACGACCCGCAGCCAGCCATGCTTATAGACAAGAAAAAGGGCGGCAACTGGGTCTGGAGATGCCATATAGACATATCCTCGCCGGACAGGGGCACATGGTACCTTCTTAAAAGGATAGTCGACAAGTACGACGCCGCTATATTCTCGGTAGCAAGCTTTGCCCAAGCCCTTCCCCAGCCGCAGTTCATAATACCGCCATCCATCGACCCGCTTAGCGAAAAAAACATAGAGCTCTCAGAGGGAGAGGTTTCCGAGGTCTATGAAAAGTTCGGCGTGCCGCGAGATATGCCGGTGCTCCTTCAGGTGTCACGTTTCGACCGCTTTAAGGACCCGGTCGGCGTTATCGCGGCCTTCAAGAGCGTGAGAAAGTACCATAAGTGCCGCCTTGTGCTTGCAGGAGGCTCTGCAGACGACGACCCCGAGGGCGCGGCGGTACTTGAAGAGGTCATGGCAAAGACAGACAAGGACCCGGATATACATGTGCTTCTTTTGCCGCCGTTTAGCGACCGCGATATAAACGCGCTCCAGTCCGGCGCCGATATAGTTATACAGAAATCCACGAAAGAGGGTTTCGGCCTTGTGGTTGCCGAGGCGCTCTGGAAGCGAAAGCCGGTTATAGCAGGAGATGTAGGCGGCATACCTCTTCAGGTCATAAACGGAACTACCGGCTACCTTGTCCGCTCGGTCGAGGGCACTGCCTACAGGATAAGGCAGCTTCTCGAGAACCCGAAGCTCGGGCTTGCCATGGGCGAGGCCGCAAGGGAGCATATGAGAAGGAACTTCCTTATTACAACGCACATCAAGAGCTATCTCGCTCTTTGGGTTGCCATGGAGCACAGGGACTCGAGTCTTATCTATCTTTGA
- a CDS encoding DUF5752 family protein yields the protein MSKELMSKEPFRFNECMALLKVTGRKAGDVIEFVEILETLSDSVIFHHMHQSFLRPHVKPPEFTNDFAVWAAEALEEKILAERLANINPFEYAGISQIKSEIIRIITGHLKEYPAPRPVIKGKEFFFAEGVTIVLPSGHEVTSLEGFLEAVKTVDSSSIYFHFYEARLRLGKAHDDFSRFLTDCFDDERCKRMASAIRSLDPYMYTTEMLRGKLVGIIEKGIRGVL from the coding sequence ATGTCAAAAGAACTCATGTCAAAGGAGCCGTTTCGTTTTAACGAGTGCATGGCGCTTTTGAAGGTCACCGGCAGGAAGGCCGGCGACGTGATAGAGTTTGTCGAGATACTCGAGACACTTAGCGACTCCGTCATATTCCATCATATGCACCAGAGCTTTTTAAGGCCCCATGTGAAGCCTCCAGAGTTCACAAATGACTTTGCCGTGTGGGCCGCAGAGGCGCTTGAAGAAAAGATACTCGCAGAGCGGCTTGCCAATATAAACCCCTTCGAATACGCGGGCATAAGCCAGATAAAAAGTGAAATCATACGCATCATAACCGGGCACTTGAAAGAATACCCGGCGCCAAGGCCTGTTATAAAGGGCAAGGAATTCTTTTTCGCCGAAGGCGTTACGATAGTGCTGCCATCGGGGCATGAGGTGACGAGTCTTGAGGGGTTTCTCGAGGCGGTAAAGACGGTAGACTCTTCCAGCATATATTTTCATTTCTACGAGGCAAGGCTTAGGCTTGGCAAGGCGCACGACGATTTCAGCCGTTTTCTTACCGATTGTTTCGACGATGAAAGATGTAAGCGCATGGCCTCTGCCATACGCTCGCTTGACCCATACATGTATACGACCGAGATGTTAAGGGGTAAGCTCGTCGGTATAATCGAGAAAGGCATTAGAGGTGTCCTATGA
- a CDS encoding mechanosensitive ion channel family protein: protein MYFFKDLGEDNIIFSVTVFLVAALILFVLRSLAMRALVRWARSTETKLDDMAIEAVRQPSFFWVLALSLYAAIAMSEFGERYVRYALSALNVLIIFSVTFAVANILAGAVRYHLERSVKAVPVTGLLIIVIKGIVLLLGGLVVLNGLGVSITPIVTALGVGGLAVALALQDTLSNVFAGIYMLAEQSVRVGDYIKLDSGEEGYVEDIGWRTVKIRKLQNNMVIVPNNKLAQSIVTNYNLPEQNMSLLVSVGVSYDSDIDKVEAVLIEEATKAATEVDGLLPDPAPFVRFIPGFGESSLDFTLICRVREFVDQYHVQHELRKRIFKRFKQEGIEIPFPIRTVHLKKEH from the coding sequence ATGTATTTTTTTAAAGACCTTGGCGAGGATAATATTATCTTCTCCGTGACCGTTTTTCTGGTCGCGGCGCTAATTCTCTTTGTGCTGCGCTCTCTTGCTATGAGGGCCCTTGTAAGATGGGCGCGCTCGACAGAGACGAAGCTTGACGATATGGCCATCGAGGCCGTCCGCCAGCCCTCGTTTTTCTGGGTGCTTGCGCTTTCCCTGTATGCGGCCATAGCTATGTCCGAGTTTGGCGAGAGGTACGTCAGGTACGCGCTTAGCGCCTTGAACGTTCTTATAATCTTCTCCGTCACATTCGCGGTCGCCAATATCCTTGCCGGCGCCGTGCGCTACCATCTCGAGAGAAGCGTTAAGGCGGTGCCTGTCACGGGGCTGCTGATTATCGTCATAAAGGGTATCGTGCTGCTCCTTGGTGGCCTCGTTGTTTTAAACGGTCTTGGCGTATCCATAACCCCGATAGTCACGGCCCTTGGCGTTGGAGGCCTTGCGGTGGCCCTGGCGCTCCAGGATACGCTCTCGAACGTCTTTGCCGGCATTTACATGCTAGCCGAGCAGTCGGTTAGGGTTGGAGATTATATAAAACTCGACAGCGGCGAGGAAGGTTACGTCGAGGACATAGGCTGGAGAACGGTAAAGATACGAAAGCTCCAGAACAACATGGTCATCGTGCCAAATAACAAGCTCGCGCAGAGCATAGTTACGAATTATAATCTGCCTGAACAGAACATGTCGCTTTTGGTAAGTGTCGGCGTAAGTTATGATAGCGACATCGACAAGGTCGAGGCCGTGCTTATAGAGGAGGCGACAAAGGCGGCAACAGAGGTGGACGGGTTACTTCCCGACCCGGCGCCGTTTGTGCGCTTTATCCCGGGGTTTGGCGAGTCGTCGCTGGATTTTACGCTCATATGCCGCGTGCGCGAGTTTGTCGACCAATATCATGTGCAGCACGAACTTCGTAAAAGAATATTCAAGAGATTTAAGCAGGAGGGCATCGAGATACCGTTCCCGATAAGAACGGTTCATCTTAAGAAGGAACACTAA
- the pal gene encoding peptidoglycan-associated lipoprotein Pal encodes MKKTGFVWVVAALFAAGMLLSGCPKNPPPSEPVADEPQQQEAAAVPEPTAPAPLQEEPVDDTAGLKPVGDVFFDYNSYVLREDAKATLRDNAATLKAKGQSVLVEGHCDERGTSEYNIAVGQKRAEAVKRYLVMLGVKESSIQVKSYGEEKPFCTASTESCWQQNRRGHFVVR; translated from the coding sequence ATGAAGAAAACAGGTTTTGTGTGGGTTGTGGCCGCTCTTTTTGCGGCAGGTATGTTGCTTTCGGGATGTCCAAAGAATCCGCCGCCCTCAGAGCCGGTGGCCGATGAGCCGCAGCAGCAGGAGGCAGCGGCCGTGCCAGAGCCAACGGCTCCGGCGCCGCTACAGGAGGAGCCGGTTGACGATACCGCGGGGCTAAAGCCCGTCGGTGACGTGTTCTTCGATTATAATTCATACGTGCTAAGGGAAGACGCCAAGGCGACCCTTAGGGATAACGCGGCAACGTTGAAGGCGAAGGGGCAAAGTGTTCTTGTCGAAGGGCACTGCGACGAGCGCGGAACATCCGAGTACAATATCGCCGTCGGGCAAAAGAGGGCCGAGGCCGTGAAAAGGTATCTCGTGATGCTTGGCGTTAAGGAATCCTCCATACAGGTAAAGAGCTACGGCGAGGAAAAGCCGTTTTGCACGGCCTCGACAGAGAGTTGCTGGCAACAGAATAGAAGAGGTCACTTCGTAGTAAGGTAG
- a CDS encoding N-acetylmuramoyl-L-alanine amidase translates to MIRTIAAILAAITFACAAPIHAGNVPGTVRTIVIDPGHGGDDVGAVGPGGTKEKLVTLKVASALKDEIERAMPGVKVVLTRTNDSTLTLEDRTNLANEKRADIFISIHANAAKRKDASGVETFFLSLDSSDDDARMTAAYENNVLSVDENKYGDDTDNLKSILWDMVQAEAHKESSLLAEIIQARVVDTLGSGNRGIKQAPFHVLFGATMPAILVEVGFISNPKEEKLLSDRDHIAKIALALASGITDFDEELTKRISTARRTSAKTKD, encoded by the coding sequence ATGATAAGGACCATAGCGGCCATATTGGCGGCCATTACATTCGCGTGCGCAGCGCCCATCCATGCCGGCAACGTTCCCGGCACCGTGCGGACGATAGTCATAGACCCGGGGCACGGCGGCGATGACGTCGGCGCAGTAGGCCCGGGCGGGACAAAGGAAAAGCTCGTAACGCTAAAGGTTGCCTCCGCATTGAAGGACGAGATAGAGCGCGCGATGCCCGGGGTAAAGGTGGTGCTCACGCGCACAAACGACTCAACTCTAACGCTGGAAGACAGAACGAACCTTGCCAACGAAAAACGCGCTGACATATTCATAAGCATACACGCCAACGCTGCCAAGAGAAAGGACGCCTCCGGGGTGGAGACGTTTTTCTTAAGCCTCGATTCTTCCGACGACGACGCTCGCATGACGGCGGCTTACGAAAACAACGTCCTCTCCGTTGACGAAAACAAGTACGGCGACGATACCGACAATTTAAAGTCCATACTCTGGGACATGGTGCAGGCCGAGGCTCACAAGGAGAGCTCGCTTCTGGCCGAAATAATACAGGCCCGCGTCGTGGATACGCTTGGCTCTGGCAACAGGGGCATAAAACAGGCTCCATTCCACGTCCTCTTTGGCGCGACAATGCCGGCAATCCTCGTCGAAGTTGGTTTTATCTCCAACCCTAAAGAGGAAAAACTGCTAAGCGACCGCGACCACATAGCAAAGATAGCCCTGGCCCTCGCGTCAGGAATAACGGACTTCGACGAAGAACTGACAAAACGCATAAGCACGGCAAGGAGAACCAGTGCAAAAACCAAGGATTAA